In a single window of the Lates calcarifer isolate ASB-BC8 linkage group LG1, TLL_Latcal_v3, whole genome shotgun sequence genome:
- the etv5a gene encoding ETS translocation variant 5a isoform X1, with protein sequence MDGFYDQQVPFMVPPSHKSHVEEPSHNRPLNDRKRKFVDTELAQDTEELFQDLSQLQEIWIAEAQVPDDEQFVPDFQSDSLMFHGPPPAKIKRELTRSKELSPCRQDRSPMPYGEKCLYSYSACDRKPTPGFKPLTPPSTPVSPCGPTSTAGTHPLSEQTPPPHPHVANPTPGPRPVQIQQPITTSAGPPNQQALPVHSHSPPFAVPCTPISQDANNFTPEHRFQRQMSEPCLPFPPSESQGRPQFMPQPPSNNNNSLPRDGRPPYHRQMSEPLVAVPPQGFKQELIDPRYTEQGVPTMGPPGPPPGPTCQAAFHPMAIKQEPRDFCFDSEVPNCQSSFGRAGSFYQNNHESFSFDRDPQLYFDDTCVVPERLEGKVKQEPSVYREGPPYQRRGSLQLWQFLVTLLDDPANGHFIAWTGRGMEFKLIEPEEVARRWGIQKNRPAMNYDKLSRSLRYYYEKGIMQKVKVAGERYVYKFVCDPEALFSMAFPDNQRPNLKADPDSLPGLDDDTVPLTHYDESTPYLLDAGEQCVAGLPFPDGYGY encoded by the exons ATGGACGGATTCTACGACCAGCAGGTCCCATTTATGGTCCCACCCAGC CACAAGTCTCACGTGGAGGAACCATCTCACAACAGGCCTCTGAACGACAGGAAAAGGAAATTTGTCGACACAGAACTCGCCCAGGACACGGAAG AGCTTTTCCAAGACCTCAGTCAGCTACAAGAGATCTGGATTGCAGAAG CCCAGGTGCCAGACGACGAACAGTTTGTCCCAGATTTCCAGTCGGACAGCT TGATGTTTCATGGCCCTCCACCAGCCAAGATCAAACGAGAGCTGACTCGCTCCAAAGAGCTTTCTCCCTGTCGCCAGGACAGGAGTCCCATGCCCTACGGAGAGAAGTGCCTTTACAGCTACAG TGCCTGCGACAGGAAGCCCACTCCTGGGTTCAAGCCATTAACTCCCCCATCGACGCCAGTCTCTCCTTGCGGCCCCACCAGCACAGCAGGAACGCATCCACTGAGCGAGCAGACtcccccccctcacccccatGTAGCCAATCCGACCCCAGGGCCACGTCCGGTGCAGATACAACAGCCTATAACCACGAGTGCAGGCCCTCCCAACCAGCAAGCACTCCCAGTCCACAGCCACAGCCCGCCCTTCGCTGTGCCCTGCACACCCATCAGCCAGGATGCTAACAACTTTACACCTGAGCACAG GTTCCAGAGGCAGATGTCAGAGCCATGTCTACCTTTCCCCCCGTCAGAGAGTCAAGGGCGCCCTCAGTTCATGCCCCAGCCTcccagcaacaacaacaacagtctgCCACGTGACGGGCGGCCACCATACCACCGGCAGATGTCAGAGCCGCTGGTGGCTGTGCCTCCCCAGGGTTTCAAGCAAGAACTCATCGACCCACGATATACTGAGCAGGGTGTTCCCACCATGGGCCCCCCAGGTCCACCCCCGGGCCCTACATGTCAGGCTGCTTTCCACCCCATGGCCATCAAACAGGAGCCCCGTGATTTCTGCTTCGATTCTG AAGTGCCTAACTGTCAGTCATCATTTGGGAGAGCAGGGAGCTTCTACCAAAATAACCATGAAA GCTTCTCCTTCGACAGAGATCCTCAGCTATACTTTGATGACACCTGTGTGGTTCCTGAAAGATTAGAAG GTAAAGTCAAACAGGAACCCTCTGTCTATCGTGAAGGACCTCCCTACCAGCGCCGCGGCTCCCTGCAGCTCTGGCAGTTCCTGGTCACCTTACTGGATGACCCAGCAAATGGCCACTTCATAGCCTGGACTGGTCGTGGCATGGAGTTCAAACTCATTGAGCCTGAGGAG GTGGCTCGTCGTTGGGGCATCCAGAAGAACAGACCAGCAATGAACTATGACAAGCTGAGCCGCTCGCTTCGTTACTACTACGAAAAGGGCATCATGCAGAAGGTAAAG gtTGCTGGGGAGAGGTACGTGTACAAGTTTGTGTGTGACCCCGAGGCTCTCTTCTCTATGGCCTTCCCCGACAACCAGAGGCCCAACCTGAAGGCCGACCCAGACAGCCTGCCAGGGCTGGATGACGACACCGTGCCCCTCACCCATTATGACGAAAGCACTCCTTACCTGCTGGACGCCGGGGAGCAGTGTGTGGCAGGCTTGCCTTTCCCAGATGGCTACGGCTACTAA
- the etv5a gene encoding ETS translocation variant 5a isoform X2 has product MDGFYDQQVPFMVPPSHKSHVEEPSHNRPLNDRKRKFVDTELAQDTEELFQDLSQLQEIWIAEAQVPDDEQFVPDFQSDSLMFHGPPPAKIKRELTRSKELSPCRQDRSPMPYGEKCLYSYSACDRKPTPGFKPLTPPSTPVSPCGPTSTAGTHPLSEQTPPPHPHVANPTPGPRPVQIQQPITTSAGPPNQQALPVHSHSPPFAVPCTPISQDANNFTPEHRFQRQMSEPCLPFPPSESQGRPQFMPQPPSNNNNSLPRDGRPPYHRQMSEPLVAVPPQGFKQELIDPRYTEQGVPTMGPPGPPPGPTCQAAFHPMAIKQEPRDFCFDSEVPNCQSSFGRAGSFYQNNHESFSFDRDPQLYFDDTCVVPERLEGKVKQEPSVYREGPPYQRRGSLQLWQFLVTLLDDPANGHFIAWTGRGMEFKLIEPEEVARRWGIQKNRPAMNYDKLSRSLRYYYEKGIMQKVAGERYVYKFVCDPEALFSMAFPDNQRPNLKADPDSLPGLDDDTVPLTHYDESTPYLLDAGEQCVAGLPFPDGYGY; this is encoded by the exons ATGGACGGATTCTACGACCAGCAGGTCCCATTTATGGTCCCACCCAGC CACAAGTCTCACGTGGAGGAACCATCTCACAACAGGCCTCTGAACGACAGGAAAAGGAAATTTGTCGACACAGAACTCGCCCAGGACACGGAAG AGCTTTTCCAAGACCTCAGTCAGCTACAAGAGATCTGGATTGCAGAAG CCCAGGTGCCAGACGACGAACAGTTTGTCCCAGATTTCCAGTCGGACAGCT TGATGTTTCATGGCCCTCCACCAGCCAAGATCAAACGAGAGCTGACTCGCTCCAAAGAGCTTTCTCCCTGTCGCCAGGACAGGAGTCCCATGCCCTACGGAGAGAAGTGCCTTTACAGCTACAG TGCCTGCGACAGGAAGCCCACTCCTGGGTTCAAGCCATTAACTCCCCCATCGACGCCAGTCTCTCCTTGCGGCCCCACCAGCACAGCAGGAACGCATCCACTGAGCGAGCAGACtcccccccctcacccccatGTAGCCAATCCGACCCCAGGGCCACGTCCGGTGCAGATACAACAGCCTATAACCACGAGTGCAGGCCCTCCCAACCAGCAAGCACTCCCAGTCCACAGCCACAGCCCGCCCTTCGCTGTGCCCTGCACACCCATCAGCCAGGATGCTAACAACTTTACACCTGAGCACAG GTTCCAGAGGCAGATGTCAGAGCCATGTCTACCTTTCCCCCCGTCAGAGAGTCAAGGGCGCCCTCAGTTCATGCCCCAGCCTcccagcaacaacaacaacagtctgCCACGTGACGGGCGGCCACCATACCACCGGCAGATGTCAGAGCCGCTGGTGGCTGTGCCTCCCCAGGGTTTCAAGCAAGAACTCATCGACCCACGATATACTGAGCAGGGTGTTCCCACCATGGGCCCCCCAGGTCCACCCCCGGGCCCTACATGTCAGGCTGCTTTCCACCCCATGGCCATCAAACAGGAGCCCCGTGATTTCTGCTTCGATTCTG AAGTGCCTAACTGTCAGTCATCATTTGGGAGAGCAGGGAGCTTCTACCAAAATAACCATGAAA GCTTCTCCTTCGACAGAGATCCTCAGCTATACTTTGATGACACCTGTGTGGTTCCTGAAAGATTAGAAG GTAAAGTCAAACAGGAACCCTCTGTCTATCGTGAAGGACCTCCCTACCAGCGCCGCGGCTCCCTGCAGCTCTGGCAGTTCCTGGTCACCTTACTGGATGACCCAGCAAATGGCCACTTCATAGCCTGGACTGGTCGTGGCATGGAGTTCAAACTCATTGAGCCTGAGGAG GTGGCTCGTCGTTGGGGCATCCAGAAGAACAGACCAGCAATGAACTATGACAAGCTGAGCCGCTCGCTTCGTTACTACTACGAAAAGGGCATCATGCAGAAG gtTGCTGGGGAGAGGTACGTGTACAAGTTTGTGTGTGACCCCGAGGCTCTCTTCTCTATGGCCTTCCCCGACAACCAGAGGCCCAACCTGAAGGCCGACCCAGACAGCCTGCCAGGGCTGGATGACGACACCGTGCCCCTCACCCATTATGACGAAAGCACTCCTTACCTGCTGGACGCCGGGGAGCAGTGTGTGGCAGGCTTGCCTTTCCCAGATGGCTACGGCTACTAA